A single genomic interval of Nocardioides nitrophenolicus harbors:
- a CDS encoding ROK family transcriptional regulator, translating into MTSERSDHAPGSTASLRAANQRRVLDALRTTTGGEAASVFTQAELARVTGLARATVSNIVRDLGQAGLVDTEAGSGRRGSAVRLSEGAGIVAGVDFGHSHLAVAIGDLTGRVLAEERRAIPPEFPHEEALALAVAMSDELRPAGATLRHVGLGLPAPVTDGVVQSAAIFPGWRSVDARSVGSTAFGSPVDVENDANLGALAEHRIGEGRGTDSSVFVKISSGVGAGIILRNELFQGTAGSAGEIGHLTFDEQGPLCRCGSRGCLETYTSVQAVQGLLAGQLPGAGLDEIIATAQTGDVSARRALEDAGLHLGWGLAAVVNLMNPSVVVIGGDMARAGELLLESVRIGLRRHALDTLALTPVVSSRLGERASLLGAVLLAAERTELLVD; encoded by the coding sequence ATGACGTCGGAGCGCAGTGACCACGCGCCGGGCTCGACCGCGTCGCTGCGCGCGGCCAACCAGCGCCGGGTCCTCGACGCGCTGCGCACCACCACCGGCGGCGAGGCCGCCTCGGTGTTCACCCAGGCCGAGCTGGCGCGGGTGACCGGGCTGGCGCGGGCGACGGTCTCCAACATCGTGCGCGACCTCGGCCAGGCCGGGCTGGTCGACACCGAGGCGGGCAGCGGTCGGCGCGGCTCCGCCGTCCGGCTCTCGGAGGGGGCGGGCATCGTCGCCGGCGTCGACTTCGGCCACAGCCATCTCGCCGTCGCCATCGGCGACCTCACCGGCCGGGTGCTGGCCGAGGAGCGCCGCGCGATCCCACCCGAGTTCCCCCACGAGGAGGCGCTCGCCCTCGCCGTCGCGATGAGCGACGAGCTGCGGCCCGCGGGCGCGACCCTGCGCCATGTCGGCCTCGGCCTGCCCGCGCCGGTCACCGACGGCGTCGTGCAGAGCGCGGCGATCTTCCCCGGCTGGCGCAGCGTCGACGCGCGCAGCGTCGGCTCGACGGCCTTCGGCTCCCCCGTCGACGTCGAGAACGACGCCAACCTCGGCGCGCTCGCCGAGCACCGGATCGGCGAGGGGCGCGGCACCGACAGCTCGGTGTTCGTGAAGATCTCCTCCGGTGTCGGCGCCGGCATCATCCTGCGCAACGAGCTCTTCCAGGGCACCGCCGGGAGCGCCGGCGAGATCGGGCACCTCACCTTCGACGAGCAGGGCCCGCTGTGCCGCTGCGGCAGCCGGGGCTGCCTGGAGACCTACACCTCGGTGCAGGCGGTCCAGGGCCTGCTCGCCGGACAGCTGCCCGGCGCCGGCCTCGACGAGATCATCGCGACCGCCCAGACCGGCGACGTCTCCGCCCGCCGCGCCCTCGAGGACGCCGGGCTCCACCTCGGCTGGGGGCTGGCCGCCGTGGTCAACCTGATGAACCCCTCGGTCGTGGTGATCGGCGGCGACATGGCCCGCGCCGGCGAGCTGCTGCTCGAGTCGGTGCGGATCGGCCTGCGCCGCCACGCCCTCGACACCCTCGCGCTCACCCCCGTCGTCTCCAGCCGGCTCGGCGAGCGGGCCTCGCTGCTGGGCGCGGTGCTGCTCGCCGCCGAGCGGACCGAGCTGCTCGTCGACTGA
- a CDS encoding substrate-binding domain-containing protein codes for MSTSARRVAAAGAALFLGAVALSACGANDAEKGGSDGGKGGTIALLLPESKTTRYEAHDRPLFEAKVKDLCSDCKVLYYNADQDEAKQAQQMTTALDQGADVVVLDPVNGEGATGMVDEAKGQDVPVIAYDRFIENADYYMSFDNETVGKMQAQALVDAMGDKGDILMLNGAPSDPNAAQFKAGAHSVLDGSGVKILAEYDNPDWSPENAQQWTTDQLNKYDPASIGGVYAANDGQAGGVIAALTDHIAADKLPPITGQDAEVAAIQRILAGEQTMTIYKPIPIEAETAAEVAVLLAHGDDVPDTTDTGITQSTYKDVKSYIFTPIVVTKDNVASTVIADKFYDASEICTGEYAQACTEAGVS; via the coding sequence ATGTCCACATCAGCACGCCGGGTCGCCGCCGCCGGTGCGGCCCTGTTCCTCGGTGCCGTCGCGCTCAGCGCGTGCGGTGCCAATGACGCCGAGAAGGGCGGCAGCGACGGTGGCAAGGGAGGCACCATCGCGCTGCTCCTGCCGGAGTCCAAGACCACCCGCTACGAGGCCCACGACCGCCCGCTGTTCGAGGCGAAGGTCAAGGACCTGTGCAGCGACTGCAAGGTGCTCTACTACAACGCCGACCAGGACGAGGCCAAGCAGGCCCAGCAGATGACGACCGCGCTCGACCAGGGCGCCGACGTCGTCGTGCTCGACCCGGTCAACGGCGAGGGCGCGACCGGCATGGTCGACGAGGCGAAGGGCCAGGACGTCCCGGTCATCGCCTACGACCGCTTCATCGAGAACGCCGACTACTACATGTCCTTCGACAACGAGACCGTCGGCAAGATGCAGGCCCAGGCGCTCGTCGACGCGATGGGCGACAAGGGCGACATCCTGATGCTCAACGGCGCCCCGAGCGACCCGAACGCCGCCCAGTTCAAGGCCGGCGCCCACAGCGTGCTCGACGGGAGCGGCGTGAAGATCCTCGCCGAGTACGACAACCCGGACTGGAGCCCGGAGAACGCCCAGCAGTGGACGACCGACCAGCTCAACAAGTACGACCCCGCCTCGATCGGTGGCGTGTACGCCGCCAACGACGGCCAGGCCGGTGGCGTGATCGCGGCTCTGACCGACCACATCGCGGCCGACAAGCTGCCGCCGATCACCGGCCAGGACGCCGAGGTCGCCGCGATCCAGCGGATCCTCGCGGGCGAGCAGACCATGACGATCTACAAGCCGATCCCGATCGAGGCCGAGACCGCCGCCGAGGTGGCCGTCCTGCTCGCGCACGGCGACGACGTACCCGACACCACCGACACGGGCATCACGCAGTCGACCTACAAGGACGTGAAGTCCTACATCTTCACGCCGATCGTGGTCACCAAGGACAACGTGGCCAGCACCGTCATCGCCGACAAGTTCTACGACGCCTCGGAGATCTGCACCGGCGAGTACGCGCAGGCCTGCACGGAGGCCGGCGTCTCCTGA
- a CDS encoding ATP-binding cassette domain-containing protein → MSVIENEVAVRGTGEVVLSLTGITKRFGAVQALTDVALTVRAGEVVALVGDNGAGKSTLVKTIAGVYQPDAGVIEFAGTPVTVAGPAGAQQLGIATVFQDLALCDNLDVVANLFLGKEHHLGPVINEVSMEREAWRLLRSLSAKIPSVRIPVAGLSGGQRQTVAIARSLVGSPRVVMLDEPTAALGVAQTAEVLNLVERLREQGLAVILISHNMADVQAVSDRIVVLRLGRNAAEFRTEEATTDQLVAAITGASDNVVAQRAARRAGHPEGDHS, encoded by the coding sequence ATGTCCGTCATCGAGAACGAGGTCGCGGTCAGGGGCACGGGCGAGGTCGTCCTGTCCCTGACCGGGATCACCAAGAGGTTCGGCGCCGTGCAGGCGCTCACCGACGTCGCGCTGACCGTCCGGGCCGGCGAGGTGGTCGCCCTGGTGGGCGACAACGGCGCCGGCAAGTCGACGCTGGTGAAGACCATCGCCGGCGTCTACCAGCCCGACGCCGGGGTCATCGAGTTCGCCGGTACGCCGGTCACCGTCGCCGGCCCCGCGGGCGCCCAGCAGCTCGGCATCGCCACGGTCTTCCAGGACCTCGCGCTGTGCGACAACCTCGACGTCGTCGCCAACCTGTTCCTGGGAAAGGAGCACCACCTGGGCCCGGTCATCAACGAGGTCAGCATGGAGCGCGAGGCCTGGCGGCTGCTGCGCAGCCTGTCCGCCAAGATCCCGTCCGTGCGGATCCCCGTGGCCGGGCTGTCCGGCGGCCAGCGGCAGACCGTCGCGATCGCCCGCTCCCTGGTCGGCAGCCCCCGGGTGGTGATGCTCGACGAGCCGACCGCCGCGCTGGGCGTGGCCCAGACCGCCGAGGTGCTCAACCTGGTCGAGCGGCTGCGCGAGCAGGGCCTGGCCGTGATCCTGATCAGCCACAACATGGCCGACGTGCAGGCGGTGTCCGACCGGATCGTGGTGCTGCGGCTGGGCCGCAACGCCGCGGAGTTCCGCACCGAGGAGGCGACCACCGACCAGCTGGTCGCCGCCATCACCGGCGCGTCCGACAACGTCGTCGCCCAGCGCGCGGCCCGCCGCGCCGGCCACCCCGAGGGGGACCACTCGTGA
- a CDS encoding sugar ABC transporter permease: protein MTDQLTNQTPGPTPAVDAADERLVRVVSPGDYLRQLGGRLRGGDLGMLPVILGLVAICVFFYSQEPTFLSSRSLVTMTLYAAPLGVIALGIVLVLLLGEIDLSVGTVSGFTSATTAVMFVSHGQSLALSILAAIALGALIGAGYAMLFVWVGVPSFVFTLAGLLAFEGALYWVLGDQGTINLPRDSGLPVFTRQKFLSDAQGYALVAIVVAVYVGSRLWTIRQKRAAGLTPPNLLGVVVKGAALAVGLGWLTYYLGIDRGWGYLPVLFAGLVVLMDLLLRRTRWGRYVYAVGGNEEAARRAGIRVGLVYGSVFVLCSTFAALGGVLVAGQLTTVSQSSGTTDTNLTAIAAAVIGGTSLFGGRGSAYSALLGILVLQAIRTGLNLMNVDSDVRLIVTGAVLLLAVAIDSVARRARSSSGRG from the coding sequence GTGACCGACCAGCTCACCAACCAGACCCCGGGCCCCACGCCCGCCGTGGACGCCGCCGACGAGCGGCTGGTCCGGGTCGTCTCGCCCGGCGACTACCTGCGCCAGCTCGGCGGCCGCCTGCGCGGCGGCGACCTGGGCATGCTGCCGGTGATCCTCGGCCTGGTCGCCATCTGCGTGTTCTTCTACAGCCAGGAGCCGACCTTCCTGTCCTCGCGCAGCCTGGTCACCATGACCCTGTACGCCGCCCCGCTCGGCGTGATCGCGCTCGGCATCGTGCTCGTGCTGCTGCTCGGCGAGATCGACCTCAGCGTCGGCACCGTCTCCGGCTTCACCTCCGCGACCACCGCGGTCATGTTCGTCAGCCACGGGCAGTCGCTCGCGCTCTCGATCCTGGCCGCGATCGCCCTCGGCGCGCTGATCGGGGCCGGCTACGCCATGCTCTTCGTCTGGGTCGGCGTCCCCAGCTTCGTGTTCACCCTCGCGGGCCTGCTCGCCTTCGAGGGCGCGCTCTACTGGGTGCTCGGCGACCAGGGCACGATCAACCTGCCCCGCGACTCCGGGCTGCCCGTCTTCACCCGCCAGAAGTTCCTCAGCGACGCCCAGGGCTATGCCCTGGTCGCGATCGTGGTCGCGGTCTACGTCGGCTCGCGGCTGTGGACCATCCGGCAGAAGCGGGCGGCCGGCCTGACCCCGCCGAACCTGCTCGGCGTGGTGGTCAAGGGCGCGGCGCTGGCGGTCGGTCTCGGCTGGCTGACCTACTACCTCGGCATCGACCGCGGCTGGGGCTACCTGCCGGTGCTCTTCGCCGGCCTGGTCGTGCTCATGGACCTGCTGCTGCGGCGGACCCGCTGGGGGCGCTACGTCTACGCCGTCGGCGGCAACGAGGAGGCGGCCCGCCGAGCCGGCATCCGGGTGGGCCTGGTCTACGGCTCCGTGTTCGTGCTCTGCTCCACCTTCGCCGCCCTCGGCGGCGTGCTCGTCGCGGGCCAGCTCACCACCGTCTCCCAGTCCAGCGGTACGACGGACACCAACCTCACCGCGATCGCCGCCGCCGTCATCGGCGGCACCAGCCTCTTCGGCGGCCGCGGCTCGGCGTACTCGGCGCTGCTCGGGATCCTGGTGCTCCAGGCGATCCGCACCGGGCTCAACCTGATGAACGTCGACTCCGACGTGCGCCTGATCGTCACCGGCGCGGTGCTGCTCCTCGCCGTCGCGATCGACTCGGTCGCCCGCCGGGCCCGCTCCAGCAGCGGCAGAGGCTAG
- a CDS encoding bifunctional FO biosynthesis protein CofGH, with protein sequence MTVEGPTPQQIRRALARAERGAALDLAETTALLAATGEDLDRLSAAAAKVRDAGLVAAGRAGVVTYSPKVFIPITKLCRDRCHYCTFVETPGHAAREGRAPYLSPDEILDIARQGAELGCLEALFTLGDRPEDRWPEAQAWLDEQGYDSTLAYIRAMAVRVLEETGLLPHLNPGVMSWEELNRLKPVSPSMGMMLETTSRRLFETKGLAHYGSPDKDPAVRLRVLEDAGRHGIPFTTGLLVGIGETLTERAETIFALRQTSRAYGAVQEVIVQNFRAKPDTAMRHVDDLGLAEYRAAIAVTRLVLGPKARIQAPPNLVDLEECRALLDAGIDDWGGVSPLTPDHVNPERPWPSLDRLRSITATCGFELRARLTVHPEYVVGALQRGEAWIDPRLHAHVAALAGPDGLAVPGVKPTGLPWQEPDGGLESAGRVDLHQAVDTEGRTDDRRSDFGSVYGDWAAVREAAAHTSATGVVPAQKHRDAPNIGAFTPGLSAMAAAEADPGNLSDEHALTLMTAEGDLLRSVVRLADDLRREAVGDEVTYVVNRNINFTNVCYVGCRFCAFAQRRTDADAYSLSYAEVADRAQEAWELGATEVCMQGGIDPELPASAYFDIAAAVKQRVPDMHVHAFSPMEVVNGTARTGLSIEDFLIKARESGLGSLPGTAAEILDDEVRWVLTKGKLPARTWIEIVSTAHRIGLPTTSTMMYGHVDNPRHWVGHLNVLKQVQDTAAENGSGGFTEFVPLPFVHTSSPIYLAGVARPGPTLRDNLAVHAMARILLHGRIANIQTSWVKLGVDGTRAMLNAGANDLGGTLMEETISRMAGSEHGSAKTVEELTEIGAGIDRPVRERTTLYGEPPVRSAG encoded by the coding sequence ATGACCGTCGAAGGCCCCACCCCCCAGCAGATCCGCCGGGCGCTCGCCCGTGCCGAGCGCGGCGCCGCGCTCGACCTCGCGGAGACGACCGCCCTGCTCGCCGCGACCGGCGAGGACCTCGACCGGCTCAGTGCCGCGGCGGCGAAGGTCCGCGACGCCGGACTGGTCGCCGCGGGGCGGGCCGGCGTCGTCACCTACTCCCCCAAGGTGTTCATCCCGATCACCAAGCTGTGTCGCGACCGGTGCCACTACTGCACCTTCGTGGAGACGCCCGGCCACGCCGCACGAGAGGGCCGGGCGCCGTACCTGTCGCCCGACGAGATCCTCGACATCGCCCGCCAGGGCGCCGAGCTCGGCTGCCTGGAGGCGCTGTTCACCCTGGGCGACCGGCCCGAGGACCGCTGGCCCGAGGCCCAGGCCTGGCTCGACGAGCAGGGCTACGACTCGACCCTGGCCTACATCAGGGCGATGGCGGTCCGGGTGCTGGAGGAGACCGGGCTGCTGCCCCACCTCAACCCCGGCGTGATGTCGTGGGAGGAGCTCAACCGGCTCAAGCCGGTCTCCCCCTCGATGGGGATGATGCTCGAGACCACCTCGCGGCGGCTGTTCGAGACCAAGGGCCTGGCCCACTACGGCTCTCCCGACAAGGACCCCGCCGTCCGGCTCCGGGTCCTCGAGGACGCCGGTCGCCACGGCATCCCGTTCACGACCGGCCTGCTCGTCGGCATCGGCGAGACCCTGACCGAGCGGGCCGAGACGATCTTCGCGCTGCGCCAGACCTCCCGGGCCTATGGCGCCGTGCAGGAGGTCATCGTCCAGAACTTCCGGGCCAAGCCCGACACCGCGATGCGCCATGTCGACGACCTCGGCCTCGCCGAGTACCGCGCCGCGATCGCCGTCACCCGGCTGGTGCTCGGCCCGAAGGCCCGGATCCAGGCCCCGCCCAACCTGGTGGACCTCGAGGAGTGCCGCGCGCTGCTCGACGCGGGCATCGACGACTGGGGCGGCGTGTCGCCGCTGACCCCCGACCACGTGAACCCCGAGCGCCCCTGGCCCTCGCTCGACCGGCTCCGCTCGATCACCGCAACCTGCGGCTTCGAGCTCCGGGCCCGACTGACCGTGCACCCGGAGTACGTCGTCGGCGCGCTCCAGCGCGGCGAGGCCTGGATCGACCCGCGGCTCCATGCCCACGTCGCCGCCCTGGCCGGCCCCGACGGGCTCGCGGTCCCGGGCGTCAAGCCGACCGGGCTGCCCTGGCAGGAGCCCGACGGCGGCCTGGAGTCGGCCGGCCGGGTCGACCTCCACCAGGCCGTCGACACCGAGGGCCGCACCGACGACCGCCGCAGCGACTTCGGCTCGGTCTACGGCGACTGGGCCGCCGTACGCGAGGCCGCCGCCCACACCTCCGCCACCGGGGTAGTCCCTGCTCAAAAGCACCGTGACGCGCCGAATATCGGTGCTTTTACCCCGGGACTATCGGCCATGGCCGCGGCGGAGGCCGACCCGGGCAACCTGTCCGACGAGCACGCCCTCACCCTGATGACCGCCGAGGGCGACCTGCTGCGCTCGGTCGTGCGCCTGGCCGACGACCTGCGCCGCGAGGCGGTCGGCGACGAGGTCACCTACGTCGTCAACAGGAACATCAACTTCACCAACGTCTGCTACGTCGGCTGCCGGTTCTGCGCCTTCGCCCAGCGCCGCACCGACGCCGACGCCTACTCCCTGTCGTACGCCGAGGTCGCCGACCGCGCCCAGGAGGCCTGGGAGCTCGGTGCCACCGAGGTCTGCATGCAGGGTGGCATCGACCCCGAGCTGCCCGCGTCGGCGTACTTCGACATCGCCGCCGCGGTCAAGCAGCGGGTGCCGGACATGCACGTCCACGCCTTCTCCCCGATGGAGGTCGTCAACGGCACCGCCCGCACCGGCCTGTCCATCGAGGACTTCCTGATCAAGGCCCGCGAGTCCGGCCTCGGGTCGCTGCCCGGCACCGCCGCGGAGATCCTCGACGACGAGGTGCGCTGGGTGCTCACCAAGGGCAAGCTGCCGGCCCGGACCTGGATCGAGATCGTCTCCACCGCCCACCGGATCGGGCTGCCGACCACCTCCACGATGATGTACGGCCACGTCGACAACCCGCGGCACTGGGTCGGCCACCTCAACGTGCTCAAGCAGGTCCAGGACACCGCCGCCGAGAACGGGTCCGGCGGGTTCACCGAGTTCGTGCCGCTCCCGTTCGTCCACACCAGCTCGCCGATCTACCTCGCCGGCGTCGCCCGGCCCGGCCCCACGCTGCGCGACAACCTCGCCGTGCACGCGATGGCCCGGATCCTGCTCCACGGCCGGATCGCCAACATCCAGACCAGCTGGGTCAAGCTCGGCGTCGACGGCACCCGCGCCATGCTCAACGCCGGCGCCAACGACCTCGGCGGCACCCTGATGGAGGAGACCATCTCCCGGATGGCCGGCTCCGAGCACGGCTCCGCCAAGACCGTCGAGGAGCTCACCGAGATCGGCGCCGGCATCGACCGGCCGGTGCGCGAGCGCACCACGCTCTACGGTGAGCCCCCCGTCCGGTCGGCCGGCTAG
- a CDS encoding MMPL family transporter codes for MHRQIAGRLTGPVTKWIVLVAVIVIAGGLASFAGKLVDVQNNETESWLPESAESTKGFERLEAFQDPYDVGTTVVYYRASGLTDADLADIETQGGEIGKLDGVSDVVTPQAAQAAGVPAPFVSADGKVAKLEFTVNYGDELWEVLPDLKPKIDKIIAIDGVRSYLAGAGGQSADAATIFSSGDSNLLLITLGVVVLILLVTYRSPILWLLPIITAVVGLGASMGVLYLLAKNTSLTVNGQSQFILTVLVIGAGTDYALLLVARYREELRRHEDRHEAMAFALHRAAPAILASSATVVVGLLCLMFADLNSTAGMGPANAVGIAVTFVVMVTLLPALLVICGRWVFWPFVPHFGSTEPTASGLWAKVGAGIAPRPRLVWIGTAAVLGLLCLGFLRLDTGGIPSDEQYTKDQDSVIGQTILVEHGLVDASTPIQVVANADRADDVIAAMSKVEGISAPVAVADKDGIALIVADLTSDPYSDAATAAVEDVRSAVHQVPDADALTTGMTAVSIDIMDASARDNKVIIPIVLGAVLLILAGLLRSILSPVLLIGTVILSFGAALGISGLVFDLLYGREHTDPGFPLFAFVFLVALGIDYNIFLMTRVREEAAIHGTRRGSLIALSSTGGVITSAGLVLAATFAMLATMPMTFTLQLGTTVALGVLLDTMIVRSVLVTALNLDLGGRIWWPSKLDRATPAAEPEAEPDLQTTSV; via the coding sequence ATGCACCGTCAGATCGCCGGCCGGCTGACCGGCCCCGTCACCAAGTGGATCGTCCTCGTCGCGGTCATCGTGATCGCCGGCGGCCTGGCCTCCTTCGCCGGGAAGCTCGTGGACGTCCAGAACAACGAGACCGAGTCCTGGCTGCCCGAGAGCGCCGAGTCGACCAAGGGCTTCGAGAGGCTCGAGGCCTTCCAGGACCCCTACGACGTCGGCACGACCGTCGTCTACTACCGCGCGTCGGGCCTCACCGACGCCGACCTCGCCGACATCGAGACCCAGGGCGGCGAGATCGGGAAGCTCGACGGCGTCAGCGACGTCGTCACCCCGCAGGCCGCGCAGGCGGCCGGCGTACCCGCGCCGTTCGTGTCCGCGGACGGCAAGGTCGCCAAGCTCGAGTTCACCGTCAACTACGGCGACGAGCTCTGGGAGGTGCTGCCGGACCTCAAGCCGAAGATCGACAAGATCATCGCGATCGACGGGGTCAGGTCCTACCTCGCCGGGGCCGGCGGCCAGAGCGCCGACGCCGCGACCATCTTCTCCTCGGGCGACAGCAACCTGCTGCTGATCACCCTCGGCGTCGTCGTCCTCATCCTGCTCGTCACCTACCGCAGCCCCATCCTGTGGCTGCTGCCGATCATCACCGCCGTGGTCGGCCTCGGGGCCTCGATGGGCGTGCTCTACCTGCTCGCCAAGAACACCAGCCTCACCGTCAACGGGCAGAGCCAGTTCATCCTCACCGTGCTCGTGATCGGCGCCGGCACCGACTACGCCCTGTTGCTCGTCGCCCGCTACCGCGAGGAGCTGCGCCGCCACGAGGACCGGCACGAGGCGATGGCGTTCGCCTTGCACCGGGCCGCTCCCGCCATCCTGGCCAGCTCGGCGACCGTCGTGGTCGGCCTGCTCTGCCTGATGTTCGCCGACCTCAACTCGACCGCCGGAATGGGCCCCGCCAACGCGGTCGGCATCGCGGTCACCTTCGTCGTGATGGTCACCCTGCTGCCGGCGCTGCTGGTGATCTGCGGGCGCTGGGTGTTCTGGCCCTTCGTCCCCCACTTCGGCAGCACCGAGCCGACGGCCTCGGGCCTGTGGGCCAAGGTCGGCGCGGGCATCGCCCCGCGGCCGCGCCTGGTCTGGATCGGTACGGCAGCCGTGCTCGGCCTGCTGTGCCTGGGCTTCCTGCGCCTCGACACGGGCGGCATCCCGAGCGACGAGCAGTACACCAAGGACCAGGACTCCGTGATCGGTCAGACGATCCTCGTCGAGCACGGCCTGGTCGACGCGAGCACGCCGATCCAGGTCGTGGCGAACGCCGACCGCGCCGACGACGTGATCGCCGCGATGTCGAAGGTCGAGGGAATCTCCGCCCCGGTCGCGGTCGCCGACAAGGACGGGATCGCGCTGATCGTCGCCGACCTCACGAGCGACCCCTACTCCGACGCGGCCACGGCGGCGGTCGAGGACGTCCGCAGCGCCGTCCACCAGGTGCCCGACGCGGACGCGCTGACCACCGGCATGACCGCGGTGTCGATCGACATCATGGATGCGTCGGCCCGCGACAACAAGGTGATCATCCCGATCGTGCTCGGCGCCGTGCTGCTGATCCTGGCCGGGCTGCTGAGGTCGATCCTGTCGCCCGTCCTCCTCATCGGGACCGTGATCTTGTCGTTCGGCGCCGCCCTCGGCATCTCCGGCCTGGTCTTCGACCTGCTCTACGGCCGCGAGCACACCGATCCGGGCTTCCCGCTGTTCGCGTTCGTCTTCCTGGTCGCCCTGGGCATCGACTACAACATCTTCTTGATGACCCGGGTGCGCGAGGAGGCGGCGATCCACGGAACCCGGCGCGGGTCGTTGATCGCCCTGTCGTCGACCGGCGGCGTGATCACCTCCGCCGGACTCGTGCTGGCCGCGACCTTCGCGATGCTCGCCACGATGCCGATGACCTTCACCCTGCAGCTCGGCACCACGGTCGCCCTCGGCGTCCTGCTCGACACCATGATCGTCCGCTCGGTGCTGGTCACCGCGCTCAACCTCGACCTCGGCGGGAGGATCTGGTGGCCCAGCAAGCTCGACCGGGCTACGCCCGCGGCCGAGCCCGAGGCCGAGCCGGACCTGCAGACCACGAGCGTCTAG
- a CDS encoding acyl-CoA dehydrogenase family protein — protein MPERPSIYETEHEDFRKTARTFLEREVVPFHEQWEKDGLVDREVWRKAGQAGLLGFEVPEEHDGPGIKDFRYNMVLTEEITRAHASGLGFALHNDITVPYLVALANDEQKARWLPGTVSGDIVTAIAMTEPGAGSDLQGIRTTAVDKGDHYVLNGSKTFITNGIHSDLVIVVARTNPDAGAHGISLLVVEEGMAGFTRGRNLDKLGLKAQDTAELSFDDVEVPKANLLGEEGQGFVYLMQNLPQERVSIATIAIAAIEHVLDLTLDYVKSREAFGKPIGKFQNTRFVLAEMATEAYVARTFVNHCVELLNQGQVDTALASMAKWWTTELQKKIVDQGLQMHGGYGYMLEYPIAKAYADTRIQTIYGGTTEIQKEIIGRFLGL, from the coding sequence ATGCCCGAGCGTCCCAGCATCTACGAGACCGAGCACGAGGACTTCCGCAAGACCGCGCGCACCTTCCTCGAGCGCGAGGTCGTGCCCTTCCACGAGCAGTGGGAGAAGGACGGCCTGGTCGACCGCGAGGTCTGGCGCAAGGCCGGCCAGGCGGGCCTGCTCGGCTTCGAGGTCCCCGAGGAGCACGACGGCCCCGGCATCAAGGACTTCCGCTACAACATGGTGCTCACCGAGGAGATCACGCGGGCCCACGCCAGCGGGCTCGGCTTCGCCCTCCACAACGACATCACCGTCCCCTACCTGGTCGCGCTCGCCAACGACGAGCAGAAGGCCCGCTGGCTGCCCGGCACCGTGTCCGGCGACATCGTCACCGCGATCGCGATGACCGAGCCGGGCGCCGGCTCCGACCTCCAGGGCATCCGCACCACCGCCGTCGACAAGGGCGACCACTACGTCCTCAACGGCTCGAAGACCTTCATCACCAACGGCATCCACTCCGACCTGGTGATCGTCGTGGCCCGCACCAACCCCGACGCCGGCGCCCACGGCATCAGCCTGCTGGTCGTCGAGGAGGGCATGGCCGGGTTCACCCGAGGCCGCAACCTCGACAAGCTCGGGCTCAAGGCCCAGGACACCGCGGAGCTGAGCTTCGACGACGTCGAGGTCCCCAAGGCCAACCTGCTCGGCGAGGAGGGGCAGGGCTTCGTCTACCTGATGCAGAACCTCCCCCAGGAGCGGGTCTCGATCGCCACCATCGCGATCGCGGCGATCGAGCACGTCCTCGACCTGACCCTCGACTACGTCAAGAGCCGCGAGGCGTTCGGCAAGCCGATCGGGAAGTTCCAGAACACCCGGTTCGTGCTCGCCGAGATGGCGACCGAGGCCTATGTCGCGCGCACCTTCGTCAACCACTGCGTCGAGCTGCTCAACCAGGGCCAGGTCGACACCGCACTCGCGTCGATGGCGAAGTGGTGGACCACCGAGCTGCAGAAGAAGATCGTCGACCAGGGCCTGCAGATGCACGGCGGCTACGGCTACATGCTCGAGTACCCCATCGCCAAGGCGTACGCCGACACCCGGATCCAGACGATCTACGGCGGCACCACCGAGATCCAGAAGGAGATCATCGGGCGCTTCCTCGGCCTCTGA